In a genomic window of Deltaproteobacteria bacterium:
- a CDS encoding cytochrome ubiquinol oxidase subunit I, with amino-acid sequence MRTKETLQKIYEGHRTLTAVLSLFIALSVVGIKALHAEDMSPESPEPVESKYLDEEKERWKGGPAFFESVEGVERIPVPSVADWKEKKVVSLPQGAVEFPELSSDPKNPNVDMISKEAWNIPYARFSYFGLSNRDIAWIMGQLHILFASFILGVPFFIIIAEILGWRSGDKKYERLAKETTKIVVVCYSLTALTGGFFLLVLITFYPSFMTWLFRGFKNLVSFWYPVLFIIETIFMYCYYYMWEPLDKMNKKWVHIILGILLNLSGIALLILINAPASFMLTPPTVGGSVQGIAGFGEWAWINNFSWWPLNLHRLLGNFTYGGFIVAFIGAYMYLMSKNDEERAYYDWQGYLGNTIGLGFIFPLPAVGYIYAHELYQYDASIGMYIMSDRLSMFMLVQAVLIGLLFIGSNYYIWVSTKRIEGAQKYLLGMKYTYILMFVCAAIWFAPRHFFATMLLEPGMVPAAMIKDAYLAATELPEELAFIALMKAKNTAATVLIFLTLLNFILYRIAVKKGTIEYGKINPVSQFTLIFLAFSSTWLMGLMGAIRELARKNYHVYRVFKDMTPDAYTPTLQHTGMVVTSVTLIFFAILCFIIWMQLKLPKSASAEKKNSGEG; translated from the coding sequence ATGAGAACTAAAGAGACGTTGCAGAAAATCTATGAAGGACACCGCACGCTCACGGCCGTCTTGTCTCTCTTTATTGCGCTGTCCGTCGTTGGTATCAAGGCGCTGCATGCGGAGGATATGTCCCCAGAATCGCCGGAACCGGTGGAATCAAAATACCTTGACGAGGAAAAAGAACGCTGGAAGGGGGGGCCGGCTTTCTTTGAATCTGTTGAAGGGGTAGAACGCATCCCCGTCCCTTCCGTGGCTGATTGGAAGGAAAAGAAGGTCGTCTCCTTGCCGCAGGGAGCCGTAGAATTCCCGGAACTTTCGTCCGATCCGAAAAACCCGAACGTGGACATGATCAGCAAAGAAGCATGGAACATCCCCTATGCACGGTTCTCCTATTTCGGTCTCTCAAACAGGGATATTGCATGGATAATGGGCCAGCTCCATATCCTGTTCGCGTCGTTCATACTCGGCGTTCCGTTCTTTATCATCATAGCCGAGATATTGGGGTGGAGGAGCGGGGATAAAAAATACGAGAGACTGGCAAAGGAAACCACGAAGATAGTGGTCGTGTGCTACAGCCTTACGGCCCTCACAGGGGGCTTCTTTCTCCTCGTGCTCATCACCTTCTATCCGAGCTTCATGACATGGCTGTTCCGGGGGTTTAAAAACCTGGTGAGCTTTTGGTATCCGGTTTTGTTTATCATTGAGACTATCTTCATGTACTGTTATTACTATATGTGGGAACCGCTGGATAAGATGAACAAGAAATGGGTTCATATCATCCTCGGTATCCTCCTTAATCTATCGGGCATAGCGCTGCTTATCCTGATAAACGCGCCTGCATCATTTATGTTGACGCCCCCAACCGTAGGGGGGTCAGTACAGGGGATTGCCGGATTTGGAGAGTGGGCATGGATAAACAATTTCAGCTGGTGGCCACTCAATCTCCACCGGTTGCTCGGGAATTTCACCTACGGCGGATTCATTGTGGCATTCATAGGCGCCTATATGTACCTGATGTCCAAGAACGACGAGGAGAGGGCCTATTATGACTGGCAGGGGTATCTGGGCAACACCATAGGCCTCGGTTTCATTTTCCCCCTCCCTGCCGTCGGCTATATCTATGCCCACGAACTCTATCAGTATGACGCCTCCATAGGGATGTACATCATGTCTGACAGGCTCTCAATGTTCATGCTTGTCCAGGCCGTATTGATAGGCCTTCTCTTTATCGGCAGCAACTACTATATATGGGTCAGCACCAAAAGGATCGAGGGGGCGCAGAAATACCTGCTGGGGATGAAATACACCTATATACTGATGTTTGTCTGCGCGGCCATATGGTTTGCGCCGAGGCATTTTTTCGCCACAATGCTGCTTGAGCCCGGGATGGTGCCGGCCGCGATGATAAAGGACGCCTATCTCGCCGCGACCGAGCTGCCGGAGGAGCTGGCCTTTATAGCGCTTATGAAGGCAAAAAACACGGCCGCCACGGTGTTGATATTCCTGACCTTGCTGAATTTTATCCTTTACCGTATTGCCGTTAAGAAGGGAACCATAGAATATGGTAAAATCAATCCTGTTTCACAGTTCACGCTGATATTTCTCGCCTTTTCATCTACATGGCTGATGGGGCTTATGGGAGCCATAAGGGAACTGGCCAGAAAGAATTACCATGTCTACAGGGTCTTCAAGGACATGACGCCGGACGCATATACCCCGACCCTTCAACACACCGGCATGGTAGTCACCTCGGTTACCTTGATATTTTTCGCTATCTTGTGCTTTATCATATGGATGCAGCTTAAACTTCCCAAGTCCGCATCGGCAGAGAAAAAGAATTCGGGAGAAGGTTAA
- a CDS encoding c-type cytochrome, producing the protein MKLQWDSLLKHGWVKKFIVYIIGAMVMTALTNKAGFPRLFIVIFNVYAFACFLFYIIIDLPAMRKLTGLRAFAYLIATFALFSGLYSGVAAFLPQFNPEFELEEIRKPPVNLSALSGPEAIKAGEAVYNKNKCANCHKFKGTGTSMRGPHFDLVQIGLNDEKWLKEGIVNPRKDAAKGFEDQKSKTAMPTYFGEDISEDEMGALLAFLKTGWSKENMPVRGKEDVDPMVRWDEDTEMIAMGKETYEGNLYPGLNCSVCHGKDGISIMQGARDLRDPNSISKRPGKDGKKLKDWTDADWFDSVANGIPKTPMMPWLEQYPPRAIWLAVVYAKQFSKSKGK; encoded by the coding sequence ATGAAATTGCAATGGGATTCCCTTCTTAAGCACGGATGGGTTAAGAAGTTTATAGTGTATATCATCGGTGCCATGGTCATGACAGCGCTTACGAATAAGGCCGGCTTCCCCCGGTTATTCATTGTAATATTCAATGTCTATGCCTTCGCCTGTTTTCTCTTTTATATCATCATAGACCTTCCGGCCATGAGGAAGCTTACGGGGCTGCGGGCTTTTGCCTATCTTATAGCGACCTTTGCCCTATTCTCCGGCCTCTATAGCGGTGTTGCCGCCTTTCTCCCGCAGTTTAACCCGGAGTTTGAGTTGGAGGAGATAAGAAAACCCCCGGTAAACCTCTCCGCCCTCAGCGGGCCTGAGGCAATCAAGGCGGGCGAGGCGGTCTATAATAAGAACAAATGCGCCAACTGTCATAAATTCAAAGGCACTGGCACCTCGATGAGGGGTCCCCATTTCGACCTCGTGCAGATAGGACTCAATGATGAGAAATGGCTCAAGGAGGGCATCGTTAACCCGAGAAAGGATGCGGCCAAGGGGTTTGAGGACCAAAAGTCAAAGACCGCGATGCCGACTTATTTCGGAGAGGACATCTCCGAGGACGAGATGGGGGCATTGCTGGCGTTCCTGAAGACCGGATGGAGCAAGGAAAATATGCCGGTAAGGGGTAAGGAGGATGTGGATCCCATGGTAAGATGGGATGAGGACACTGAGATGATCGCCATGGGAAAGGAGACCTATGAGGGTAACCTCTATCCAGGGCTTAATTGTTCAGTCTGCCACGGCAAGGACGGCATATCCATAATGCAGGGCGCGAGGGACCTGAGAGACCCCAATTCCATATCCAAGAGACCGGGCAAGGATGGGAAGAAACTAAAGGACTGGACCGACGCCGACTGGTTTGACAGCGTTGCAAACGGAATCCCCAAAACCCCGATGATGCCATGGCTGGAGCAGTATCCGCCACGTGCCATCTGGCTTGCCGTAGTCTATGCAAAGCAGTTTTCAAAGAGTAAGGGTAAATGA